The Citrifermentans bemidjiense Bem genome window below encodes:
- a CDS encoding ChaN family lipoprotein, giving the protein MLSPSHLRHLVAAFSLFAMTGCCTTSGKQVIGNPEVPYPLPSAPKVGDIIHLPTGVLVTPEQMKKVATDARVVYVGETHDNPASHRLELDMLKALEERYPGKAALGMEMFTRSQQPVLDRWSAGELDEKTFVKDSHWFDTWKMDFDYYRDLLLYAKEKRIPIIGLNAEKSLVQAVQSKPLEDLSAEEKAQLPELDLSDPYQRAQTESIFAGHSHGKMAAEGFLRAQTLWDDTMAETAARFLESPQGQDRHLLVAAGGNHVSYGFGIPRRVFRRVPSSYVTIGGHEVVVTRQVQPETMDVELPGFPMVAFDFLVNFAYEELPKRDVMLGVAFDNDPNKRGLLVKTVIPESNAARAGVKEWDLLLSLDGEPLTEAFDLIYAVKQKHVGDRGTLKLERNGAPLSVEVEFKQSEPYQHGKQENAAPQKAP; this is encoded by the coding sequence ATGCTTTCCCCTTCCCACTTACGGCATCTCGTTGCCGCCTTCTCCCTCTTTGCCATGACCGGTTGCTGCACGACTTCAGGAAAACAGGTCATCGGCAACCCCGAGGTGCCCTATCCGCTTCCGTCTGCGCCCAAGGTGGGGGACATAATCCACCTCCCCACCGGGGTCCTGGTGACCCCGGAACAGATGAAGAAAGTCGCCACCGACGCACGGGTGGTCTACGTGGGGGAGACCCATGACAACCCCGCCTCGCACCGCCTGGAACTGGACATGCTGAAGGCCCTGGAAGAGCGCTACCCGGGAAAGGCCGCGCTCGGCATGGAGATGTTCACCAGGTCCCAGCAGCCCGTCCTGGACCGCTGGAGCGCAGGCGAGCTGGACGAAAAAACCTTCGTGAAGGATTCACACTGGTTCGATACCTGGAAGATGGATTTCGACTATTACCGCGACCTGCTGCTCTACGCCAAGGAAAAGCGCATCCCCATTATCGGGTTGAACGCTGAGAAAAGCCTGGTGCAGGCGGTGCAGAGCAAGCCCCTGGAGGACCTAAGCGCCGAGGAAAAGGCGCAGCTCCCCGAGCTCGACCTCTCCGACCCCTATCAACGGGCGCAGACCGAGAGCATCTTCGCCGGGCACAGCCACGGCAAGATGGCGGCCGAGGGTTTTCTGCGCGCTCAGACGCTTTGGGACGACACCATGGCCGAGACGGCGGCACGTTTCCTGGAGAGTCCGCAGGGGCAGGACCGTCACCTCCTGGTGGCGGCCGGCGGCAACCACGTAAGCTACGGGTTCGGGATTCCCCGCCGCGTCTTCCGCCGCGTGCCGAGTTCCTATGTAACCATTGGAGGGCACGAGGTGGTCGTCACCAGGCAAGTGCAGCCGGAAACCATGGATGTTGAGCTCCCGGGGTTTCCCATGGTGGCCTTCGACTTCCTGGTCAACTTCGCCTATGAGGAACTACCGAAGAGAGACGTGATGCTGGGGGTTGCCTTCGATAACGACCCGAACAAGCGCGGGCTGCTGGTTAAAACCGTGATCCCCGAATCGAATGCGGCGCGCGCCGGAGTCAAGGAATGGGACCTGCTGCTAAGCCTGGACGGAGAGCCTCTTACTGAGGCCTTCGACCTGATCTACGCGGTAAAGCAGAAACACGTGGGCGACCGGGGCACGCTGAAGCTTGAGCGAAACGGGGCACCGCTAAGCGTCGAGGTCGAATTCAAACAGAGCGAGCCTTACCAGCACGGCAAGCAGGAAAATGCGGCCCCCCAAAAGGCGCCATGA
- the leuB gene encoding 3-isopropylmalate dehydrogenase — MGKLFKVAVLPGDGIGPEVMAEALRVLDAVEKRYDVTFERTHANVGGAGIDQEGRALPETTVNICKASDAILFGSVGGPKWETLPPDEQPERGALLPLRKIFGLYANLRPAIIFPSLTSASSLKEEVIAGGFDILVIRELTGGIYFSQPKGIEGEGRNRVGVDTMRYSVPEIERIAHVAFQAARKRGKKVCSIDKANVLSSSVLWREIVINIAKEYPDVELSHMYVDNAAMQLVKWPKQFDVILCENMFGDILSDEAAMLTGSLGMLPSASLAEGTFGMYEPSGGSAPDIAGQGIANPIAQILSAGMMLRYSFGMIEAADAIDKAVAKVLDGGYRTRDIYQEKAGEKLVNTKEIGDAIIANL; from the coding sequence ATGGGAAAGCTTTTTAAAGTGGCGGTATTGCCAGGAGACGGCATAGGTCCCGAGGTTATGGCTGAAGCACTGAGGGTGCTCGATGCAGTCGAGAAACGTTACGATGTCACTTTCGAGCGGACCCACGCCAACGTAGGCGGGGCGGGAATCGACCAGGAAGGTCGTGCGCTTCCCGAGACCACCGTAAACATATGCAAGGCTTCGGACGCCATCCTTTTCGGCTCCGTCGGCGGACCCAAGTGGGAAACACTTCCCCCGGACGAGCAGCCCGAGCGCGGCGCCCTGCTGCCGCTTCGGAAGATCTTCGGCCTTTACGCCAACCTGCGTCCGGCCATCATCTTCCCGTCGCTCACCAGCGCCTCCTCGCTGAAGGAAGAGGTCATCGCAGGAGGCTTCGACATCCTGGTGATCCGCGAGCTGACCGGCGGCATCTACTTCTCCCAGCCCAAAGGGATCGAAGGCGAGGGGCGTAACCGCGTCGGCGTCGACACCATGCGCTACAGCGTCCCGGAGATCGAGCGCATCGCGCACGTAGCATTCCAGGCGGCGAGAAAGCGCGGCAAGAAGGTCTGCTCCATCGACAAGGCCAACGTCCTTTCCAGCTCCGTCCTCTGGCGCGAGATCGTGATCAACATCGCCAAGGAATACCCGGATGTCGAGCTCTCCCACATGTACGTCGACAACGCCGCGATGCAGCTCGTGAAGTGGCCCAAGCAGTTCGACGTGATCCTTTGCGAGAACATGTTCGGCGACATCCTCTCCGACGAGGCGGCCATGCTGACCGGCTCTCTGGGGATGCTTCCCTCCGCCTCCCTGGCCGAGGGGACCTTCGGCATGTACGAGCCTTCCGGCGGGAGCGCCCCGGACATCGCAGGCCAGGGGATCGCCAACCCGATCGCCCAGATCCTCTCGGCGGGGATGATGCTCCGTTACTCCTTCGGCATGATCGAGGCGGCCGACGCCATCGACAAGGCGGTCGCCAAGGTGCTGGACGGCGGGTACCGCACCAGGGACATCTATCAGGAGAAGGCAGGCGAGAAGCTGGTGAACACCAAGGAGATCGGCGACGCCATCATCGCCAACCTCTAA
- the asd gene encoding aspartate-semialdehyde dehydrogenase has protein sequence MKVGLVGWRGMVGSVLLQRMQEENDFQGIEPVFFTTSQVGQPAPMNAGTLKDASDINELKKLDVIITCQGGDYTKAVRPELNKAGWKGYWIDAASTLRMEKDAVIILDPINRNVIDAALAKGVKDYIGGNCTVSLMLMGLGGLFKAGAVEWITSMTYQAASGAGAPNMRELLSQMGVLQGSVADLLATPGSAILEIDRKVTQTLRGGDLPTKEFGFPLAGSVLPWIDREVEDGQSREEWKGYAETNKILGTANPIPVDGICVRVGAMRCHSQALTIKLNKDIPIGEIEEMIKNDNQWVKFVPNTKAETLAQCTPAAVSGSLTVPVGRVRKMKMGPQYLSAFTCGDQLLWGAAEPLRRMLQILKER, from the coding sequence ATGAAAGTCGGACTGGTCGGTTGGCGTGGCATGGTAGGCTCCGTTCTTCTCCAGCGTATGCAGGAGGAAAACGATTTCCAGGGAATAGAGCCGGTTTTCTTTACAACCTCGCAGGTGGGGCAGCCCGCCCCGATGAACGCCGGGACGCTCAAGGACGCCTCTGACATAAACGAGCTGAAGAAGCTGGACGTGATCATCACCTGCCAGGGTGGCGACTACACCAAGGCGGTGCGCCCGGAACTGAACAAGGCGGGATGGAAAGGGTACTGGATCGATGCGGCCAGCACGCTCCGCATGGAGAAGGACGCCGTCATCATCCTCGACCCGATCAACCGCAACGTCATCGACGCTGCCCTTGCCAAAGGGGTCAAGGACTACATCGGCGGCAACTGCACCGTGAGCCTCATGCTCATGGGCCTGGGCGGGCTCTTCAAGGCGGGTGCTGTCGAGTGGATCACCTCCATGACCTACCAGGCAGCCTCCGGCGCGGGCGCTCCCAACATGCGCGAACTCCTCTCCCAGATGGGCGTATTGCAGGGCTCGGTAGCCGATCTCTTGGCCACCCCGGGCTCCGCCATCCTGGAGATCGACCGCAAGGTGACCCAGACCCTGAGGGGGGGCGATCTCCCCACCAAGGAGTTCGGCTTTCCGCTCGCGGGTAGCGTCCTTCCCTGGATCGACCGCGAGGTCGAGGACGGGCAGAGCCGCGAGGAATGGAAAGGGTATGCCGAGACCAACAAGATCCTCGGCACCGCGAACCCGATCCCGGTCGACGGCATCTGCGTCCGCGTGGGGGCCATGCGCTGCCACAGCCAGGCGCTGACCATCAAGCTGAACAAGGACATCCCCATCGGCGAGATCGAGGAGATGATCAAGAACGACAATCAGTGGGTCAAGTTCGTTCCCAACACCAAGGCGGAGACTTTGGCTCAGTGCACCCCGGCAGCCGTTTCCGGTTCGCTCACCGTGCCGGTCGGCCGCGTGAGGAAGATGAAGATGGGGCCGCAGTACCTCTCCGCCTTCACCTGCGGCGATCAGCTCCTTTGGGGTGCCGCCGAGCCGCTGCGCCGCATGCTGCAGATCCTGAAGGAGCGGTAA
- a CDS encoding aspartate-semialdehyde dehydrogenase — protein MKKLWNVAVVGATGAVGTQMIECLEERKFPVGKIKFLASVRSVGQVLEFNGKPVPVEELKHDSFEGIDIALFSAGGARSEEFCPSAAKAGAVCIDNSSAWRMDPEVPLVVPEVNPHALAGYRKKGIVANPNCSTIQMVVALKPLHDFGSIKRIVVSTYQAVSGTGNKAIDELRKQTGELLNGRPPKNEVYPHRIAFNCLPQIDSFCDNGYTKEEMKMVNETRKIMEAEIKTTATCVRVPVFYGHSESVNIETAKKITVAKARELLEDAPGVELVDNPANGEYPMAMDAAGEDLTLVGRIREDDTVANGLNLWVVADNLRKGAATNAVQIAELLVEEYLK, from the coding sequence ATGAAGAAACTTTGGAACGTGGCAGTGGTAGGCGCGACCGGCGCGGTCGGGACCCAGATGATCGAGTGCCTGGAGGAACGGAAGTTCCCGGTGGGGAAGATAAAGTTCCTGGCCAGCGTCCGCAGCGTCGGGCAGGTCCTCGAGTTCAACGGCAAGCCGGTGCCGGTGGAAGAGCTGAAGCACGACTCCTTCGAGGGGATCGACATTGCCCTTTTCTCCGCAGGGGGGGCGCGCTCCGAAGAATTCTGCCCCTCCGCCGCCAAGGCGGGTGCGGTCTGCATCGACAACTCCAGCGCCTGGCGCATGGACCCGGAGGTGCCGCTGGTTGTCCCCGAGGTGAACCCGCACGCGCTTGCCGGCTACCGCAAGAAGGGGATCGTAGCCAACCCCAACTGCTCCACCATCCAGATGGTGGTCGCCTTGAAGCCCCTGCACGATTTCGGCTCCATCAAGCGGATCGTCGTCTCCACCTACCAGGCGGTTTCCGGCACTGGTAACAAGGCGATAGACGAACTGCGCAAGCAGACCGGCGAGCTTTTGAACGGGCGTCCGCCCAAGAACGAGGTCTACCCGCACCGCATCGCCTTCAACTGCCTGCCGCAGATCGACTCCTTCTGCGACAACGGCTACACCAAGGAAGAGATGAAGATGGTGAACGAGACCCGGAAGATAATGGAGGCGGAGATCAAGACCACCGCCACCTGCGTCAGGGTTCCCGTCTTTTACGGGCATTCCGAGTCGGTGAACATAGAGACCGCGAAAAAGATCACCGTGGCCAAGGCGCGCGAGCTTTTGGAAGACGCGCCCGGCGTGGAACTTGTGGACAACCCCGCCAACGGCGAGTACCCGATGGCGATGGACGCGGCGGGCGAGGACCTGACCCTGGTAGGTCGCATCCGCGAGGATGACACCGTCGCCAACGGCCTCAACCTCTGGGTCGTCGCCGACAACCTCAGAAAGGGCGCCGCCACCAACGCAGTCCAGATCGCGGAGTTGCTGGTGGAGGAGTACCTGAAGTAA
- the truA gene encoding tRNA pseudouridine(38-40) synthase TruA has protein sequence MRNIKLIIEYDGTAYCGWQVQPNGRTVQEVLQEALAAMLGEKTPLHGSGRTDAGVHARGMVACFKTDKAMPLRAFREGLNCLLPGDIAVREACEVPLEFHPRFDAHAKHYRYTILLDDLRSPLSRLTVWRLKGKLDIQAMRAACAAFVGEHDFAAFRASNCAAKTTVRRIYSMDLVQEGCLLHLDVKGSGFLKNMVRIITGTLIEVGQGKKSVEDVARLLQGGDRQQNSGMTVPPQGLCLMQVYYQEKCD, from the coding sequence ATGCGTAACATCAAGCTGATCATAGAATACGATGGCACCGCCTATTGCGGCTGGCAGGTGCAGCCGAACGGCCGCACGGTCCAGGAGGTATTGCAGGAGGCCTTGGCGGCCATGCTGGGGGAGAAGACCCCCCTGCACGGCTCCGGCCGCACCGATGCGGGCGTGCATGCCCGCGGCATGGTGGCCTGCTTTAAAACCGATAAGGCCATGCCGCTGCGCGCCTTCCGGGAGGGGCTCAATTGCCTCCTTCCAGGCGACATCGCGGTGCGGGAGGCGTGCGAGGTCCCGCTGGAATTCCATCCCCGCTTCGACGCGCACGCGAAGCACTACCGCTACACCATTCTCTTGGACGACCTGCGCTCCCCGCTGTCGCGCCTCACGGTCTGGCGCCTTAAGGGAAAGCTCGACATCCAGGCGATGAGAGCCGCCTGCGCCGCTTTCGTCGGCGAGCACGACTTCGCCGCCTTCCGTGCTTCCAACTGCGCCGCCAAGACCACGGTGCGCAGGATCTACAGCATGGACCTGGTGCAGGAGGGGTGCTTGCTGCATCTGGACGTGAAGGGGAGCGGCTTTCTGAAGAACATGGTCCGCATCATCACCGGGACCCTGATCGAGGTGGGGCAGGGGAAGAAAAGCGTCGAGGACGTGGCGCGACTGCTTCAAGGGGGCGACCGGCAGCAGAACTCCGGCATGACTGTGCCTCCGCAGGGGCTTTGCCTGATGCAGGTCTACTATCAGGAAAAGTGCGACTGA
- the rplM gene encoding 50S ribosomal protein L13, with protein MKTQVAKKEEVTRDWYLVDVDNKVLGRVATEIANVLRGKNKPTFTPSVDTGDFVIVVNAEKIALTGRKLADKTYYSHSSYPGGLKEITAGKLLDKKPEELLKKAVKGMLPKNKLARHMLKKLKIYSGGAHPHAAQNPKNLNI; from the coding sequence ATGAAGACGCAAGTTGCCAAAAAAGAAGAAGTAACCAGGGATTGGTACCTGGTTGACGTGGATAATAAGGTGCTCGGCCGTGTTGCGACTGAAATCGCCAACGTGCTGCGCGGTAAGAACAAGCCGACCTTCACCCCGAGTGTCGATACCGGCGACTTCGTCATCGTCGTGAACGCGGAGAAGATCGCCCTGACCGGCAGAAAGCTCGCCGACAAGACCTACTACAGCCACTCCTCGTACCCGGGCGGCCTGAAAGAGATCACTGCCGGCAAACTTCTCGACAAGAAGCCGGAAGAGCTTCTGAAAAAGGCTGTCAAAGGCATGCTTCCCAAGAACAAGCTTGCCCGCCACATGCTGAAGAAGCTTAAGATCTATAGTGGCGGAGCCCATCCGCATGCGGCTCAGAACCCGAAGAATCTGAACATTTAA
- the rpsI gene encoding 30S ribosomal protein S9, translating to MAVSFYATGKRKSSIARVWIKPGNGEIIVNTKTLDNYFGRETSKMVVMQPLELTENVGKFDIFCTVKGGGDSGQAGAIKHGITKALIEADADLRGTLKKAGFITRDSRIKERKKYGKKAARASFQFSKR from the coding sequence ATGGCAGTCAGCTTTTACGCAACTGGGAAAAGGAAGTCGTCGATCGCCAGGGTTTGGATCAAGCCCGGCAACGGCGAGATCATTGTAAATACCAAGACTCTTGACAACTACTTCGGCAGGGAGACCTCCAAGATGGTAGTCATGCAGCCGCTCGAACTGACCGAGAACGTCGGCAAGTTCGACATCTTCTGCACCGTCAAGGGCGGCGGCGATTCCGGCCAGGCGGGCGCCATCAAGCACGGCATCACCAAGGCTCTCATCGAGGCCGATGCCGATCTGCGTGGCACGCTGAAAAAAGCGGGCTTCATCACCCGCGACTCCCGTATCAAGGAAAGAAAGAAATACGGCAAGAAGGCTGCTCGCGCAAGCTTCCAGTTCTCCAAGCGTTAA
- the argC gene encoding N-acetyl-gamma-glutamyl-phosphate reductase: protein MIKVAIVGASGYTGVELIRILHSHPEVAVTCVTSEQSAGRPVSSVFPSLRGRCDIVLENLEPVGIAEKVDIVFTALPHKAAMEVVPTFMKMGKDVIDLSADYRIHDADTYGKWYEPHLNPELLPEAVYGIPELRRAEIAEASLIANPGCYPTSVILGLAPLLKGKVIDPRSIIVDAASGTSGAGRGAKVDNLYCEVNEGFRAYGVGGVHRHIPEIEQELSLLAGNPLNITFTPHLVPMDRGILSTIYSQPTGSVKAADLIALYQAFYDGEPFVRVLPEGVLPSTAHVRGSNFCDIGITVDQRTGRVIVISAIDNLVKGASGQAVQNMNLMCGLPETLGLDLLPVFP, encoded by the coding sequence ATGATCAAGGTTGCCATCGTCGGGGCCAGCGGCTATACCGGCGTCGAACTTATCCGTATCCTGCATTCCCACCCCGAGGTCGCCGTCACCTGCGTCACCTCCGAACAAAGCGCCGGGCGCCCGGTCAGCTCCGTCTTCCCGAGCCTGCGCGGCAGGTGCGACATCGTCCTGGAGAACCTGGAGCCGGTAGGGATCGCGGAGAAGGTCGACATCGTCTTCACGGCGCTGCCGCACAAGGCCGCCATGGAAGTGGTGCCCACCTTCATGAAGATGGGCAAGGACGTCATCGATCTTTCCGCCGACTACCGCATTCACGATGCGGATACCTACGGCAAATGGTACGAGCCGCACCTGAACCCCGAGCTTTTGCCGGAGGCTGTGTACGGCATCCCGGAACTGCGCCGCGCCGAGATCGCCGAGGCCTCGCTGATCGCCAACCCCGGCTGCTACCCGACCAGTGTCATCCTGGGGCTTGCGCCGCTTTTGAAGGGGAAGGTGATCGATCCCAGATCCATCATCGTGGACGCCGCGTCCGGCACCTCGGGTGCGGGGCGCGGAGCCAAGGTGGATAACCTCTACTGCGAGGTGAACGAAGGGTTCCGCGCCTACGGCGTGGGGGGGGTGCACAGGCACATCCCGGAGATAGAGCAGGAGCTGTCGCTTCTGGCAGGAAACCCGCTCAACATCACCTTCACCCCGCACCTGGTTCCCATGGACCGCGGCATCCTCTCGACCATCTACTCCCAGCCGACCGGGAGCGTCAAGGCCGCCGACCTGATCGCTTTGTATCAGGCGTTCTATGACGGCGAGCCGTTCGTCAGGGTGTTGCCGGAAGGGGTTCTTCCCTCTACGGCACACGTCAGGGGCTCCAACTTCTGCGACATCGGCATCACAGTCGACCAGAGGACCGGGCGGGTCATCGTGATCTCCGCCATCGACAACTTGGTGAAAGGTGCTTCCGGGCAGGCGGTGCAGAACATGAACCTGATGTGCGGCCTACCCGAGACCCTCGGGCTGGATCTCCTGCCGGTCTTTCCTTAA
- a CDS encoding YgiQ family radical SAM protein: MKHARPKQSPGKFLPISLSEAKARGWNELDVIFVTGDAYVDHPSFGVPLLARLLESKGLRVGIIPQPDWRSKEPFMALGRPRLFFALAAGAMDSMVAHYTPARKLRRDDAYTPGNRHGARPNRAIIVYTSRLKEAYRDVPVVIGGIEASLRRFAHYDFWEDKVRRSALLDAKADLLVYGMGETPLLELVRRLQKGEPFASIRDIRGTAYVAATPPDAEELLELPSFETVASDNAAYGQSFRLLSGEQSPACARVVVQRHAERFLVCNPPAWPLSEQALDAIYALPFVKAPHPKYKEAIPAYEQIRNSITTHRGCFGGCAFCAITHHQGKTIQSRSEESVLRELERLAALPWFRGSVSDLGGPTANMFGLSCGNKEAGGKCRRESCLYPKLCGNLVTADARSSRLLAKARKISGVKNVAVSSGVRYDLLERQPNYLRELVSHHVSGLLKVAPEHLTDRVTSAMRKPGKACFERFRDSFMKESARVGKRQYIIPYFISGHPGCTLSDMVDLALMLKRWGMKVEQVQDFTPTPGTLSTCIYHTGVDPYTGEKMYVAKTDREKGLQKSLLLYHVPEERKSCLQALRECGREDAAEELFGPGRR; encoded by the coding sequence ATGAAACACGCACGACCTAAGCAATCTCCCGGCAAGTTTCTCCCCATCTCCCTCTCCGAAGCAAAAGCGCGCGGCTGGAACGAACTCGACGTCATCTTCGTGACCGGCGACGCCTACGTGGACCATCCCTCGTTCGGGGTGCCGCTTTTAGCGCGCCTCTTAGAGTCGAAGGGGTTACGCGTGGGCATCATCCCCCAGCCGGACTGGCGCAGCAAGGAGCCTTTCATGGCCTTGGGGCGCCCGCGCCTTTTCTTCGCGCTCGCGGCCGGCGCCATGGACTCCATGGTCGCCCATTACACGCCGGCCCGAAAGCTGCGCCGGGATGACGCCTACACCCCCGGCAACCGCCACGGCGCCCGCCCCAACCGCGCCATCATCGTCTACACCTCCAGGCTCAAGGAAGCCTATCGCGACGTCCCCGTGGTCATCGGCGGCATCGAGGCGAGTCTCAGGCGCTTTGCCCATTACGACTTCTGGGAGGACAAGGTGCGCCGCTCGGCGCTCTTGGACGCGAAGGCGGACCTGCTCGTCTACGGCATGGGGGAGACGCCGCTATTGGAACTGGTGCGGCGGCTTCAGAAGGGGGAGCCGTTCGCCTCCATAAGGGACATCAGGGGGACAGCCTATGTCGCAGCCACCCCTCCGGATGCAGAGGAATTGCTGGAGCTTCCCAGCTTTGAGACGGTCGCTTCCGATAATGCTGCCTACGGCCAATCTTTCCGGCTTCTGTCGGGGGAGCAGAGCCCTGCCTGCGCCAGGGTCGTGGTGCAGCGCCACGCGGAGCGTTTTCTGGTCTGCAATCCGCCGGCCTGGCCCCTCTCCGAGCAGGCACTGGACGCGATCTACGCGCTCCCCTTCGTGAAGGCGCCGCACCCGAAATACAAGGAGGCGATCCCCGCCTACGAGCAGATCAGGAACTCCATCACCACGCACCGGGGGTGCTTCGGCGGCTGCGCCTTCTGCGCCATCACCCATCACCAGGGAAAGACCATCCAGTCGAGAAGCGAGGAAAGTGTCCTGCGCGAACTGGAGCGGCTGGCGGCGCTCCCCTGGTTCAGGGGGAGCGTGAGCGATTTGGGCGGACCGACGGCCAACATGTTCGGACTTTCCTGCGGCAACAAGGAGGCGGGGGGCAAGTGCCGCCGGGAGAGCTGCCTTTATCCCAAACTTTGCGGCAACCTGGTCACCGCCGACGCCAGGAGCTCCAGGCTTCTCGCCAAGGCCCGGAAGATCTCCGGGGTGAAAAATGTTGCCGTCTCTTCCGGCGTGCGCTACGACCTGTTGGAGCGCCAGCCCAACTACCTGCGCGAGCTGGTGTCGCATCACGTGAGCGGCCTTTTGAAGGTGGCGCCAGAGCACCTGACCGACCGTGTCACCTCCGCGATGCGCAAGCCGGGAAAAGCCTGCTTCGAGCGCTTCCGCGACTCCTTCATGAAGGAGAGCGCGAGAGTCGGGAAAAGGCAGTACATCATCCCGTACTTCATCTCCGGGCATCCCGGGTGCACCCTTTCCGACATGGTGGATTTGGCCCTGATGCTTAAGCGCTGGGGGATGAAGGTAGAGCAGGTGCAGGATTTCACCCCGACACCGGGCACCCTCTCCACCTGCATCTACCACACGGGCGTCGATCCCTATACCGGGGAGAAGATGTACGTGGCGAAGACCGACCGTGAGAAGGGGCTGCAGAAATCGCTGCTGCTCTACCATGTGCCGGAGGAGAGGAAGAGCTGCCTGCAGGCGCTCAGGGAATGCGGCAGGGAAGACGCGGCGGAAGAACTCTTCGGGCCGGGAAGGAGATAG
- a CDS encoding YciI-like protein, which yields MHYLLFYEVAPDYLERRGEYRAEHLALAWGAVERGELLLGGALADPADGAVLLFEADSPEVPEAFAKADPYVLNGLVAKWSVRAWTTVVGPLAQAPVRQG from the coding sequence ATGCACTACTTGTTGTTCTACGAGGTGGCGCCCGATTACCTGGAGCGCCGCGGCGAGTATCGCGCCGAGCATCTGGCGCTTGCGTGGGGCGCGGTGGAACGGGGCGAGTTGTTGCTGGGAGGTGCTCTGGCCGATCCTGCCGATGGCGCCGTGCTGCTCTTCGAGGCGGATTCGCCCGAGGTCCCCGAGGCGTTTGCCAAGGCGGACCCTTACGTGCTGAACGGCCTCGTTGCCAAATGGAGCGTGCGCGCCTGGACCACGGTGGTCGGGCCCCTCGCGCAGGCGCCGGTGCGCCAGGGGTAG
- a CDS encoding DUF2917 domain-containing protein produces the protein MDLCLDKGELLRVEAGTEGLTLRCLKGTIWLTVGNGRDYLLQPGARFEVKREMSAIAEALDPVEMRLYPALFDGAAIAPIANHIQVRLAL, from the coding sequence ATGGACTTGTGTCTCGACAAAGGGGAGTTGCTGAGAGTAGAAGCCGGCACAGAAGGCTTGACGCTACGCTGCCTGAAGGGAACCATCTGGCTCACCGTGGGGAACGGCAGGGATTACCTGTTGCAACCCGGAGCGAGGTTCGAGGTGAAGCGAGAGATGTCTGCCATAGCCGAGGCTCTCGACCCGGTGGAGATGCGGCTGTATCCGGCCCTCTTCGATGGGGCCGCCATAGCACCCATCGCCAACCACATCCAGGTTCGTCTGGCCCTCTAA